From Draconibacterium halophilum, one genomic window encodes:
- a CDS encoding GNAT family N-acetyltransferase, with amino-acid sequence MSNSEINTIETERLIFSEIEMEDLERIHRLHSIPKVDEFNTLGIPKSIKETEKFLNQQMEAKSKTPRSSFMWKVLLKDSGAFIGVAGFSVSNDKFKLGEIYYKLDPAHWRNGYATELAKRLVLLGFDDFGLHKVEAGVATENAKSIKVLEKIGMTREGLRRKILPIRGEWKDNNHYAIVEDDPRDY; translated from the coding sequence ATGAGCAATTCTGAAATAAATACAATAGAAACCGAACGGCTGATTTTTTCGGAAATTGAAATGGAAGACCTTGAAAGAATACATCGGTTGCATTCCATTCCCAAAGTGGATGAATTTAATACCCTCGGAATTCCAAAATCAATTAAGGAAACTGAGAAATTTCTAAATCAGCAAATGGAGGCGAAAAGCAAAACTCCGCGAAGTTCTTTTATGTGGAAAGTTTTGCTGAAAGATTCAGGAGCCTTTATTGGCGTCGCCGGATTTTCAGTGTCGAACGATAAGTTTAAGCTCGGTGAAATTTATTATAAACTCGATCCTGCACATTGGAGAAATGGCTATGCAACAGAACTTGCAAAAAGATTGGTGCTATTGGGCTTTGACGATTTTGGGTTACACAAAGTAGAGGCCGGAGTCGCTACCGAAAATGCAAAATCAATAAAAGTACTGGAAAAAATTGGAATGACCCGTGAAGGACTGCGCCGTAAAATTTTACCCATACGCGGAGAGTGGAAAGACAATAACCATTACGCCATTGTTGAAGACGATCCGCGCGATTATTAG
- a CDS encoding peptidylprolyl isomerase, protein MQTSLGEIIVEIDTINAPVTANNFLKHLDTNTYENALFYRVVRMDNQPNNDVKIEVIQGGIYTEPRFESIKPIAHETTETSGLKHLDGTISMARMEPGTASTEFFICVGNQPELDFGGKRNPDGQGFAAFGQVVEGMDVVRKIQQQNDNQQTLVEKVKIKEMRLQ, encoded by the coding sequence ATGCAAACTTCACTAGGTGAAATTATTGTTGAAATTGATACAATAAATGCACCGGTTACTGCTAATAACTTTCTGAAGCATCTAGATACTAATACTTATGAGAATGCTTTGTTTTACCGGGTGGTACGAATGGATAATCAGCCCAATAACGATGTAAAAATAGAGGTGATACAGGGAGGAATTTACACTGAACCACGGTTTGAATCCATAAAACCAATTGCACACGAAACAACCGAAACTTCAGGTTTAAAGCATCTGGATGGCACAATTTCGATGGCACGTATGGAGCCGGGCACAGCATCTACCGAGTTTTTTATTTGTGTAGGCAACCAGCCCGAATTGGATTTTGGAGGCAAACGAAATCCTGACGGGCAGGGATTCGCAGCTTTTGGACAAGTTGTGGAAGGAATGGATGTAGTTCGGAAAATCCAACAACAAAATGATAATCAGCAAACACTTGTGGAGAAAGTGAAGATTAAAGAAATGCGGCTGCAGTAA
- a CDS encoding S28 family serine protease, whose protein sequence is MKKFQILLFLLLLSAVTFSQNTLKSFLENQPEIKSVEEMGHTDFFVAKYKIMVEQPVDHSNPSKGTFLQRVLIADKGLDQPVVFITEGYNGGYSENPNYITELCPILGANQICMDHRYFGESMPEPLNWDYLTVRNAAADHHHIIQMMKKYYSGKWISTGISKGGQTTVYHRWLYPSDVDVSVPYVAPLNFGVEDGRHEPFIANTTGTPEGRAKVRAFQLHILKNRETYLPLLEQYCTDKNYHPLLNNDELLDYIVLEYSYGLWQYDNSPDDIPALDTTAEELFAQLVKVSSPMYLSSEGVDIFKSFYVQAAHELGYYGYDVKPFKDYLSIKTAEGWLNRIYLSGLEIKYNKKTAKQVKKFIQKTDAKILFIYGEWDPWSASAFEVPNKPNFLKIVKPEGSHSTRIGNLPDEQKQQVKAKLEEWLGMEVNIEI, encoded by the coding sequence ATGAAGAAATTTCAAATCTTACTATTTCTGCTATTGCTGTCGGCAGTTACTTTTTCCCAAAACACGCTTAAGTCCTTTCTCGAAAATCAACCCGAAATTAAAAGTGTTGAAGAAATGGGGCACACCGACTTTTTTGTGGCTAAATACAAAATTATGGTGGAGCAACCTGTCGATCATTCCAATCCATCAAAAGGTACATTTTTACAGCGGGTATTGATAGCCGACAAAGGTCTTGACCAGCCTGTAGTTTTTATAACCGAAGGCTACAACGGCGGTTATTCCGAAAACCCAAATTATATAACTGAGCTTTGTCCGATATTGGGTGCAAACCAAATTTGTATGGATCACCGTTATTTTGGCGAATCGATGCCGGAACCTTTAAACTGGGATTACCTTACAGTGCGCAATGCCGCTGCCGATCATCATCATATTATTCAGATGATGAAAAAATATTATTCGGGAAAATGGATTAGTACCGGTATTAGCAAGGGCGGGCAAACCACTGTTTATCACCGCTGGCTTTATCCCAGCGATGTTGACGTTTCGGTACCATATGTTGCGCCGCTGAATTTTGGTGTTGAAGATGGCCGCCACGAGCCGTTTATTGCCAACACCACCGGAACTCCTGAAGGTCGTGCAAAAGTGCGGGCATTCCAACTGCATATTCTTAAAAACCGTGAAACCTACCTGCCGCTACTTGAGCAATATTGCACCGACAAAAATTACCACCCGCTTTTAAACAATGATGAACTATTGGATTATATAGTGCTGGAATATTCGTATGGATTATGGCAATATGACAATTCTCCGGATGATATTCCGGCTTTGGATACAACTGCCGAAGAACTGTTTGCACAACTGGTAAAAGTTTCGTCGCCAATGTATTTATCGAGCGAAGGAGTGGATATCTTCAAATCGTTTTATGTGCAGGCAGCCCACGAACTGGGTTATTACGGTTATGATGTAAAACCGTTTAAAGACTACCTGTCGATAAAAACGGCAGAGGGTTGGTTAAACCGAATTTACCTGTCCGGACTTGAGATTAAATACAACAAAAAGACTGCGAAACAGGTAAAAAAATTCATTCAAAAAACCGATGCAAAAATACTGTTTATTTATGGTGAATGGGATCCATGGTCGGCCTCGGCATTTGAAGTACCCAACAAACCCAATTTCCTGAAGATTGTAAAACCAGAAGGAAGCCATAGTACCCGGATTGGTAATTTACCTGATGAACAAAAACAGCAAGTAAAAGCAAAACTTGAAGAATGGCTGGGCATGGAAGTGAATATTGAGATATAA
- a CDS encoding DMT family transporter yields MQNHFGEIAGVLTAVFWTVTSLAFESAGKKVGSLAVNLIRLVIAFFLVGVYSWITRGFFFPTDASMYAWKWLAFSGIVGFLIGDLLLFQAFVLIGARISMLLMALAPPFATLMGWLLLGEVLSPQSWLGMAVTMTGIIIVILKREKLEKNGVKMRKFKSSYPIKGILLALGGAMGQAAGLVISKKGMGDYDAFSATQIRILAGTVGFAILFVFIKRWPRVWAALRNSSAMKRITLGAFFGPFLGVSFSLLAVQHTKAGIAATLMAIVPVLIIGPSILLFKEKVNWKEIIGAVIAVCGVAMFFL; encoded by the coding sequence ATGCAAAATCATTTTGGAGAAATAGCCGGTGTCCTCACTGCGGTTTTCTGGACGGTTACTTCGCTGGCATTTGAATCAGCCGGAAAGAAGGTTGGTTCGCTCGCTGTTAATCTCATTCGTTTGGTCATCGCCTTTTTTCTTGTTGGTGTCTACAGTTGGATAACTCGGGGATTCTTTTTTCCAACTGACGCAAGCATGTATGCCTGGAAATGGCTGGCCTTTTCCGGAATTGTTGGTTTCCTAATTGGTGATTTGCTGCTCTTTCAAGCCTTTGTGTTAATTGGTGCACGAATTTCCATGTTGTTAATGGCGCTGGCACCTCCATTTGCAACGCTTATGGGGTGGCTGCTTTTAGGTGAGGTACTTTCTCCGCAAAGCTGGTTGGGAATGGCAGTTACCATGACCGGGATTATTATCGTTATTCTGAAGCGCGAAAAATTGGAAAAAAACGGTGTTAAAATGCGAAAGTTTAAATCGTCGTATCCCATAAAAGGTATTTTACTGGCGTTGGGTGGTGCCATGGGGCAAGCTGCCGGACTGGTGATTAGCAAAAAAGGAATGGGCGATTACGATGCTTTTTCAGCCACACAGATACGGATTTTGGCAGGCACTGTTGGCTTCGCTATTCTCTTTGTATTTATTAAGCGCTGGCCACGTGTTTGGGCCGCTCTAAGAAATAGCTCAGCAATGAAACGCATTACACTTGGCGCTTTCTTTGGCCCTTTTCTAGGTGTCTCTTTTTCGCTCTTGGCGGTGCAACATACCAAAGCCGGAATTGCAGCAACGTTAATGGCTATTGTTCCGGTGCTTATCATCGGACCTTCTATTCTCCTTTTTAAAGAGAAGGTGAACTGGAAAGAAATTATTGGGGCAGTAATTGCTGTATGCGGTGTGGCAATGTTCTTTTTGTAG
- a CDS encoding TlpA disulfide reductase family protein, translated as MRKLLVVILSIALFACSQQQEGYKITVNLDGAEGNVMLEQRGASQWIGVDTAEVVDGVAVLEGEVDFPGVYYLSVNGQRNKAVVFVENTTMSVSGKADSIAAAEVSGSTTHDEFKTINEQIQEIGEEYMALYQEARTAGAAGDTAKANELMEQVEALYASVGTLQEDFVKNNPASYVTPFLLSQIQYEKDVDELEALVSALDPKLNDVPAIVDLKAKIEKLKTVAVGQTAPDFTQNDPDGNPVKFSDIYSKNELTLLDFWAAWCGPCRAENPNVVATYNKYKDQGFDVLGVSLDRDKDAWLKAIEDDGLTWNHVSDLAYWNNAAAKMYAVNSIPASLLVDKNGIIIAKNKRGEELEKTVAEFLNK; from the coding sequence ATGAGAAAGTTATTAGTCGTTATCTTAAGTATTGCCTTGTTTGCCTGCTCGCAACAGCAAGAAGGCTATAAAATTACCGTTAATCTTGATGGTGCCGAAGGAAATGTAATGTTGGAACAACGTGGTGCCAGCCAATGGATTGGTGTTGATACTGCTGAGGTTGTTGATGGTGTTGCTGTTCTTGAAGGTGAAGTAGATTTTCCGGGTGTGTATTATTTGTCGGTAAACGGACAACGTAATAAAGCGGTTGTTTTTGTTGAAAACACTACAATGTCAGTAAGTGGTAAAGCTGATTCTATTGCGGCTGCCGAGGTGAGTGGCTCCACTACCCACGATGAGTTTAAAACAATAAACGAACAGATACAGGAAATAGGCGAAGAGTATATGGCTTTATACCAGGAAGCGCGTACTGCCGGTGCTGCCGGAGATACTGCAAAAGCCAATGAGTTGATGGAACAAGTTGAAGCTTTGTATGCAAGTGTTGGTACCTTGCAGGAAGATTTTGTGAAAAACAATCCGGCTTCGTATGTTACTCCATTTTTGCTGAGCCAAATTCAGTACGAAAAAGATGTTGATGAACTGGAAGCACTTGTTTCCGCATTGGATCCGAAGTTAAATGACGTTCCTGCAATTGTAGATTTGAAAGCAAAAATTGAAAAACTAAAAACAGTAGCAGTTGGACAAACTGCACCTGATTTTACCCAAAACGATCCGGATGGAAATCCGGTTAAGTTTTCTGATATCTATTCAAAAAACGAGTTGACTTTACTTGACTTTTGGGCAGCGTGGTGTGGACCATGTCGTGCTGAGAATCCGAATGTTGTTGCAACTTACAACAAATACAAAGATCAGGGATTTGATGTCCTTGGTGTTTCGCTTGACAGGGATAAAGATGCATGGTTAAAAGCAATCGAGGATGATGGTTTGACCTGGAATCATGTGTCGGATTTGGCCTACTGGAACAATGCTGCAGCAAAAATGTACGCTGTAAATTCTATTCCGGCGAGTTTATTAGTTGATAAAAACGGGATAATCATTGCTAAAAATAAAAGAGGCGAAGAGCTGGAAAAAACGGTAGCTGAGTTTCTGAATAAATAG
- a CDS encoding patatin-like phospholipase family protein has protein sequence MKKNVALVLSGGAARGMAHIGAIEELEERGYNITSVAGTSMGALVGGIYALGKLPEFKKWITSLERHDMFRMVDFSFKGNGLIKGEKVLTKIQEIVPDALIEDLPIDFSATAVDLKHREEVVFTKGSLFNAIRASIAIPSVFTPITNNDKVLVDGGVMNNLPISNVKRNEGDLLVAVHVNAATPVPKYFHEQEDREEKKSTYKKWLNEFYDFIHKNHSKEKEERFGFLSLIDQAPATAMLTQVDHSIEKGKPDVVISVSRDASGNYDFYKAKELIELGRYSAKLVLDKI, from the coding sequence ATGAAGAAGAACGTTGCCTTGGTACTTTCGGGCGGAGCTGCCCGCGGAATGGCACATATCGGCGCAATTGAAGAATTAGAAGAACGCGGTTATAACATCACCTCAGTTGCAGGTACCTCGATGGGAGCATTGGTTGGTGGAATTTATGCCCTTGGGAAATTGCCGGAGTTTAAAAAATGGATCACCTCGTTGGAACGGCACGATATGTTCCGCATGGTAGATTTTTCGTTTAAAGGAAACGGCCTGATAAAAGGCGAAAAAGTATTGACAAAAATTCAGGAAATTGTACCCGATGCGCTTATCGAAGACTTGCCAATTGATTTTTCGGCTACTGCAGTTGATTTAAAACATCGTGAAGAGGTGGTATTCACCAAAGGCAGTTTATTCAACGCTATTCGGGCATCAATCGCCATCCCTTCAGTTTTTACGCCCATTACCAATAACGACAAGGTTTTGGTTGATGGAGGAGTAATGAACAACCTTCCCATATCAAATGTAAAACGGAACGAAGGCGATTTACTGGTGGCCGTTCATGTAAATGCCGCTACTCCGGTTCCTAAATATTTTCATGAACAAGAAGATCGAGAAGAGAAGAAATCGACTTACAAAAAATGGCTGAACGAATTTTACGATTTTATACATAAAAATCATTCAAAAGAAAAAGAAGAGCGTTTTGGATTTCTCTCGCTTATCGACCAGGCCCCGGCCACCGCAATGTTAACACAGGTAGACCATTCCATTGAAAAGGGGAAACCCGATGTGGTAATAAGTGTTTCGCGCGACGCCTCCGGGAATTACGATTTCTACAAAGCAAAAGAGTTGATAGAATTGGGACGTTATTCGGCGAAACTCGTACTTGACAAAATATAA
- a CDS encoding type 1 glutamine amidotransferase codes for MPEILIVNNAEPGIREFAEPIEQLISDTGSTSTFIEYAACAKTNLNEFDGIILTGSPQGDDIVEHHAPYFSWIKDFENPVLGICAGHHVTGYLYGSELLRSKEPESGDFEVEIVKAHPLFKGISNKFIVKQMHNDSITLPADFELLITSTTCKNQLMKHKNKPLFTSQFHPEFYNHQLIRNFIALCD; via the coding sequence ATGCCTGAAATTCTGATAGTAAATAATGCTGAGCCCGGAATTCGGGAGTTTGCCGAACCGATAGAGCAACTAATATCGGATACCGGCTCTACTTCCACCTTTATTGAATATGCAGCTTGTGCAAAAACAAATTTGAATGAGTTTGATGGTATAATTTTAACCGGCTCTCCACAAGGTGACGACATTGTAGAGCATCATGCTCCTTATTTTAGCTGGATAAAAGATTTTGAAAATCCGGTACTTGGTATTTGTGCCGGACATCACGTAACCGGTTATTTGTACGGATCGGAATTACTGCGAAGCAAAGAACCGGAATCAGGCGATTTTGAGGTGGAGATCGTTAAAGCACATCCGCTTTTTAAAGGAATATCCAATAAGTTTATCGTGAAACAAATGCACAACGATTCGATAACTTTACCCGCTGATTTTGAATTACTCATAACATCGACAACCTGCAAAAACCAGCTAATGAAACACAAAAATAAACCTTTATTCACCAGCCAGTTTCATCCTGAATTTTATAATCATCAGCTTATTCGAAATTTTATTGCGCTTTGTGATTAG
- the asnB gene encoding asparagine synthase B — protein sequence MCGIVGAFDLKVKAEDLRPQVLMMSKKVRHRGPDWSGIYCGEKAVIAHERLSIVDPESGGQPLYSKNGKLILGVNGEIYNHREIRKRYEGKYEFLTGSDCEVILALYNDKKEKFLDEMNGIFAFALYDEENDAYLIGRDHIGVIPLYQGWDKWGTYYVASELKSLEGFCTKIEEFPPGHYLYSKDGEIKRWYDREWQEFDNVKDNPASVEELAQALEDAVQRQLMSDVPYGVLLSGGLDSSITSALAKKFSSKRIEEGGEKDAWWPQLHSFVIGLEGSPDLAAARKVADHIGTVHHEINYTIQEGLDAIKDVIYHIETYDVTTVRASTPMYMISRVIKSMGIKMVLTGEGADEIFGGYLYFHKAPNAEEFHKECVRKVSRLNMYDCLRANKSLAAWGVEGRVPFLDKEFVDVAMRFNPDAKMAKDGKMEKHCLREGFAKYLPEEVAWRQKEQFSDGVGYGWIDTLKQIANDKVSDEMMENAKFRFPVNPPMNKEEYVYREIYSEHFPSDTAAACVPSEASIACSTAAAIEWDASFQGNADPSGRAVNAVHTQGATFKDIKK from the coding sequence ATGTGTGGAATTGTTGGAGCATTTGATTTAAAAGTTAAGGCGGAGGACCTCCGCCCTCAGGTGTTGATGATGAGTAAAAAAGTTCGTCACCGCGGGCCCGACTGGTCGGGTATTTATTGTGGCGAGAAAGCAGTAATTGCTCATGAGCGTCTTTCAATTGTTGACCCGGAGTCGGGAGGGCAGCCATTATATAGTAAAAACGGGAAACTGATTTTAGGAGTAAATGGCGAGATCTATAATCATCGTGAAATTAGAAAACGCTACGAAGGGAAATACGAGTTTTTAACCGGCTCGGATTGCGAAGTAATTCTGGCTTTGTATAATGATAAAAAGGAAAAGTTCCTGGATGAGATGAACGGAATTTTTGCCTTTGCACTTTACGACGAAGAAAATGATGCTTACTTAATTGGTCGAGATCATATTGGAGTTATTCCATTGTATCAGGGATGGGATAAATGGGGCACTTACTACGTAGCATCGGAATTGAAATCGTTGGAGGGATTTTGTACCAAGATCGAAGAATTTCCTCCGGGGCATTATTTATATAGTAAAGACGGAGAAATTAAAAGATGGTACGATCGTGAATGGCAGGAATTTGATAATGTCAAAGATAATCCGGCAAGTGTTGAAGAACTGGCGCAAGCGTTGGAAGATGCGGTACAACGCCAGCTAATGTCTGATGTTCCTTATGGAGTATTGCTTTCTGGTGGTTTAGACTCATCCATCACTTCCGCTTTGGCAAAAAAATTCTCATCAAAACGAATTGAAGAGGGCGGCGAGAAAGATGCTTGGTGGCCACAGTTACACTCGTTTGTAATTGGCTTGGAGGGTTCGCCCGACCTGGCTGCAGCGCGTAAAGTTGCTGACCATATCGGAACCGTTCACCACGAGATTAATTACACCATTCAGGAAGGATTGGATGCTATTAAAGATGTAATCTATCATATTGAAACATACGATGTAACCACGGTGCGGGCATCTACACCAATGTATATGATCTCGCGTGTGATTAAGTCGATGGGCATAAAAATGGTTCTGACAGGAGAGGGGGCTGACGAAATTTTTGGCGGATACCTGTATTTCCATAAAGCACCAAATGCCGAAGAATTTCATAAAGAGTGTGTACGAAAAGTAAGCCGATTGAACATGTACGACTGCTTACGCGCCAATAAATCACTTGCTGCATGGGGTGTTGAAGGTCGTGTGCCTTTCCTCGATAAAGAATTTGTTGATGTGGCCATGCGTTTTAATCCTGACGCCAAAATGGCAAAAGACGGAAAAATGGAGAAACACTGCCTGCGCGAAGGGTTTGCTAAATATTTGCCGGAAGAAGTGGCATGGCGCCAAAAGGAACAATTCTCTGATGGTGTTGGTTACGGTTGGATTGATACGCTGAAACAAATCGCCAACGATAAAGTAAGCGATGAAATGATGGAAAATGCAAAATTTCGTTTTCCGGTGAATCCACCTATGAACAAAGAAGAATATGTGTACCGAGAAATTTACAGCGAGCACTTCCCTTCGGATACTGCGGCAGCATGTGTGCCGTCTGAGGCTTCAATTGCATGTAGTACTGCTGCTGCTATTGAGTGGGATGCTTCATTCCAGGGTAATGCCGATCCATCTGGTCGCGCAGTAAACGCTGTACACACGCAAGGAGCTACATTTAAGGATATTAAAAAGTAA
- a CDS encoding acetylxylan esterase: MKKFQHLLVTTIFLLGVISISLGQSIRLTQCNESGIYKSGEKLEVSVLLEDANTDSLSIKILKNYEEIEQQNIKVPGSTFVLFEKVVEEPASWIFEVSAGEEKGSLGAVVDPGKFQPGTKRPEDIDKYWEAEKNLLRSLPATVKTVSVEDVEKGFICKDLELNCTGPKPARGYFAKPLAAKEKSLPIVLVVHAAGVKGSWCLAQPQNAMRFAKKGALCFDLNAHGMLNGQPQNYYDKLEEGELSRYWEKGIENRDAYYFRGMYLRLIRTLDFLTSQPEWDGKRILVLGESQGGGQSLVAAGLDDRVSAVVATVPAMCDWGGTLAGNKGGWPNPFGTDNNREKMLQTVPYFDAAHLLKNSKATLVVEIGNIDYTCSSNSIYAAINQAKGKKIMYNVPYRGHHLNQKWYQKTWEETVYKPKMEFVDNYLK, encoded by the coding sequence ATGAAAAAATTTCAACATCTTCTGGTAACTACAATCTTCCTGCTCGGAGTTATTTCTATTTCGCTGGGGCAATCGATTCGATTAACGCAGTGTAACGAATCAGGTATTTATAAGAGTGGTGAAAAGCTGGAAGTATCGGTTTTGTTGGAAGATGCAAACACGGATTCACTTTCAATAAAGATTTTGAAGAATTACGAGGAAATAGAACAACAAAATATAAAAGTGCCAGGCAGTACTTTTGTACTTTTTGAAAAGGTGGTTGAAGAACCTGCCTCGTGGATTTTTGAAGTTAGTGCGGGGGAAGAGAAGGGGAGTTTGGGAGCAGTTGTTGATCCCGGGAAATTTCAACCCGGAACAAAGCGGCCCGAGGATATTGATAAATACTGGGAAGCAGAAAAGAATTTATTGAGGTCACTACCGGCGACAGTGAAAACGGTTTCGGTAGAAGATGTGGAAAAGGGATTTATTTGTAAAGACCTTGAGTTAAATTGTACCGGACCAAAACCCGCACGCGGATATTTTGCCAAACCTTTGGCTGCAAAAGAAAAATCGTTGCCGATTGTTTTGGTGGTTCATGCTGCAGGAGTGAAAGGGTCGTGGTGTTTGGCGCAACCACAAAATGCGATGAGATTCGCAAAAAAAGGAGCACTTTGTTTCGATTTAAATGCACACGGTATGTTAAATGGGCAGCCTCAAAACTATTACGACAAATTGGAGGAGGGCGAGCTCAGTCGTTATTGGGAAAAAGGAATCGAAAATCGTGACGCGTATTATTTTAGAGGGATGTACCTGCGTTTAATACGTACACTTGATTTTCTCACCAGCCAGCCCGAGTGGGACGGAAAACGAATTCTTGTGCTTGGCGAAAGCCAGGGAGGAGGTCAATCCTTAGTGGCTGCCGGCCTCGATGATCGGGTATCGGCAGTGGTTGCTACTGTGCCTGCCATGTGCGATTGGGGTGGTACCCTGGCCGGCAATAAAGGAGGTTGGCCCAATCCTTTCGGAACGGATAACAATCGTGAGAAAATGTTGCAGACTGTTCCTTATTTTGATGCCGCACATTTGCTGAAAAACTCGAAAGCGACACTTGTTGTTGAGATTGGGAACATCGACTATACCTGTTCTTCCAATTCTATTTATGCCGCGATTAATCAGGCAAAAGGCAAAAAAATAATGTACAATGTGCCATATCGTGGTCATCATCTCAACCAAAAATGGTATCAAAAAACGTGGGAAGAGACGGTTTATAAACCCAAAATGGAGTTTGTCGATAACTATTTGAAATAG
- a CDS encoding DEAD/DEAH box helicase, which yields MSGKKKNQKNILSKLNIEKLNPMQEEAKLAVHAANNIILLSPTGTGKTLAFMLPIVAELDPDCPHVQVLILVPSRELAIQIEQVTRDMGTGYKCNAFYGGRNFSKDRIDLNRPPAILIGTPGRIADHLRRETFYTGKIKTLVLDEFDKSLEVGFEKDMEDIVSFVPDVEKKILTSATHRVRIPEFLEFKNPLSVNYLKDNIPELALKTIISPEKDKLETLVKALSHLGNQPGIIFCNFKESIQRVSDFLTERGISHGTFYGGMEQIDRERVLIKFRNGTHRLIVATDLAARGLDIPELKFILHYHLPLRFQEFTHRNGRTARMHSEGTAYILKWANEELPEFIPETEIEELQEAPLPAETGWETLFISGGRKDKISKGDIAGLFFKQGNLNKNELGVIELKLDCAFVAIQSAKVQDTIEAVNNTKLKNKKVRITVV from the coding sequence ATGTCAGGAAAAAAGAAAAACCAAAAGAATATTCTCAGTAAACTTAATATTGAGAAACTTAACCCCATGCAGGAAGAGGCAAAATTAGCCGTTCATGCTGCCAATAACATTATTTTATTGTCGCCCACAGGAACAGGAAAAACCCTGGCCTTTATGTTGCCAATTGTTGCAGAACTCGATCCTGACTGTCCTCATGTGCAGGTATTAATTCTTGTTCCATCGCGCGAGTTGGCCATTCAAATAGAACAAGTTACCCGCGATATGGGTACCGGGTACAAATGCAACGCCTTTTACGGAGGTCGGAATTTTAGCAAGGATCGCATTGATTTAAACCGGCCGCCTGCTATTTTAATTGGTACTCCCGGGCGAATTGCCGATCATTTGCGCCGAGAAACCTTTTACACAGGAAAAATTAAAACACTTGTTTTAGATGAATTTGACAAATCGCTGGAAGTGGGCTTTGAAAAAGACATGGAAGACATTGTTTCTTTTGTTCCTGACGTAGAGAAAAAAATCCTTACATCCGCCACACACCGAGTTCGCATACCCGAATTCCTTGAATTTAAAAACCCATTAAGCGTAAATTATCTGAAAGATAATATACCGGAATTGGCCCTTAAAACCATTATCTCACCGGAAAAAGACAAATTAGAAACTTTAGTAAAAGCGTTAAGCCATCTGGGAAATCAACCGGGCATTATCTTTTGCAATTTTAAAGAGTCGATTCAAAGAGTAAGTGATTTCCTAACAGAAAGAGGAATCAGTCATGGTACTTTTTATGGAGGTATGGAACAAATAGACCGGGAAAGAGTACTCATAAAATTCAGAAATGGAACCCACCGATTAATTGTAGCTACCGATTTGGCAGCCCGCGGCCTGGATATTCCTGAATTGAAATTTATTCTGCATTACCATCTTCCACTCCGTTTTCAGGAATTTACCCACCGTAACGGACGAACAGCTCGTATGCACAGCGAGGGAACAGCCTACATATTAAAATGGGCCAACGAAGAGTTGCCCGAATTTATTCCTGAAACTGAAATTGAGGAATTACAAGAAGCGCCTCTCCCTGCTGAAACGGGATGGGAAACATTATTTATTTCGGGGGGGAGAAAAGACAAAATCTCGAAAGGCGATATTGCCGGATTGTTTTTTAAACAAGGCAATTTGAACAAAAACGAACTAGGCGTAATAGAACTAAAACTCGACTGCGCTTTTGTTGCCATTCAATCCGCCAAAGTTCAAGATACTATAGAAGCGGTAAACAACACCAAATTAAAAAACAAAAAAGTGCGAATTACAGTGGTTTAG
- a CDS encoding NifB/NifX family molybdenum-iron cluster-binding protein, with protein MKVMLPIADKKKGNETVARGFHNASYVCIYDSQSKSMDRMPVKAVFSNPGELGKELQQIGVSTVISGYLPPMALRLFARSGLEVFRARGTNVTENINFFIQNQLESFTTQKARETWGCNSSCGSCSSTTCN; from the coding sequence ATGAAGGTGATGCTTCCCATTGCGGATAAAAAGAAAGGAAATGAGACTGTTGCTCGTGGATTTCACAATGCAAGTTATGTTTGTATTTACGATAGCCAAAGTAAATCGATGGACAGAATGCCGGTAAAAGCCGTCTTTTCAAATCCTGGAGAATTGGGCAAAGAACTGCAACAAATAGGTGTAAGTACCGTTATTAGCGGCTATTTGCCACCTATGGCTCTGCGTTTATTTGCACGTAGCGGATTGGAAGTATTTAGAGCACGAGGAACAAATGTAACAGAGAATATCAATTTTTTTATACAGAATCAACTGGAGTCGTTTACCACACAGAAGGCACGCGAAACCTGGGGATGTAATTCATCGTGTGGGTCTTGCAGTTCAACAACATGTAACTAA